In candidate division KSB1 bacterium, a single genomic region encodes these proteins:
- a CDS encoding maleylpyruvate isomerase N-terminal domain-containing protein: protein MKQIETLHLFPKLTEELLKLLQGLEISDWLKPSPINGRTVKDLVSHIIDGSLRNLSIQRDNFVDDSNVPNINSYKDLVEHIQKLNKDWMIVSRRLSPTILIDLLEYSDKQFYDFLKSKNPNDKAIFAVAWAGETESENWFDIAREYTEKWHHQMQIRLALDKPILLDTEYSEPLYDTFMFALPYLYRDFTNYDNGTKIKTSLTGKLRKDWVIERQTDKWDFIDLGSSDIHTSVEIPDDIAWIIFTNTDRDKEKYKTKIKIIGDNSIGLKLLDLVTVMS, encoded by the coding sequence ATGAAACAGATTGAAACATTACATTTATTCCCAAAACTGACAGAAGAACTCTTGAAATTATTGCAAGGATTAGAGATTTCTGATTGGTTAAAGCCTTCTCCAATAAATGGAAGAACCGTTAAGGATTTGGTTTCACATATAATCGACGGTTCATTGAGAAATTTATCTATTCAACGAGACAATTTTGTGGATGATTCAAATGTTCCAAATATTAATTCGTATAAGGATTTAGTTGAGCACATTCAAAAATTAAATAAAGACTGGATGATTGTTTCGCGGAGATTAAGCCCTACAATACTTATTGATTTGTTGGAATATTCAGACAAACAATTTTATGACTTTTTGAAAAGTAAAAATCCAAATGACAAAGCAATATTTGCAGTCGCTTGGGCTGGAGAAACTGAATCGGAAAATTGGTTTGACATAGCAAGAGAATATACCGAAAAATGGCATCATCAAATGCAAATTCGATTGGCTCTAGATAAACCAATTCTATTAGATACTGAATATTCTGAGCCATTATACGACACTTTTATGTTTGCCTTGCCTTATTTATATCGTGATTTTACCAATTATGACAATGGAACAAAAATTAAAACCAGTTTGACCGGTAAATTGAGAAAAGATTGGGTGATTGAAAGACAAACAGATAAATGGGATTTTATTGATTTGGGAAGTTCAGATATTCATACTTCAGTAGAAATACCCGATGATATTGCGTGGATTATATTCACAAATACGGATAGGGACAAAGAGAAATATAAAACTAAGATTAAGATAATTGGAGACAATTCAATAGGATTAAAACTATTAGATTTAGTAACAGTAATGAGTTGA
- a CDS encoding EFR1 family ferrodoxin (N-terminal region resembles flavodoxins. C-terminal ferrodoxin region binds two 4Fe-4S clusters.), whose protein sequence is MNTVIYYFSGTGNSYVVARDIAKELNGVKIPIANVIEEDIVIPEFDIIGIVFPVYNAVVQGMPVMVKKFAEKLEKINSKYIFVICTCLGWSHTTITNFDKILIEKGGKLSAGFTVIMPDNSSPVSTRKQEKIFNNWAKKRKAISQYVKSKKKGRYENPAFLNLIMTPFLSNGKKKTLSLYRNLANDNYLSYEEAVKYSDKSFKVNSNCNGCGICANICPANDIQIIEGRPVWQNLCESCLACINWCPQEAITGGIVSVDKSPTGYHHPDIKISNMILRN, encoded by the coding sequence ATGAATACTGTAATATATTATTTCTCAGGGACAGGTAATTCATATGTTGTTGCAAGGGATATTGCAAAAGAACTAAATGGAGTCAAGATACCTATTGCTAATGTAATTGAAGAGGATATCGTTATTCCTGAGTTCGATATAATTGGAATTGTTTTTCCCGTTTATAATGCAGTTGTTCAAGGGATGCCTGTGATGGTTAAAAAGTTTGCAGAGAAACTAGAAAAAATTAATTCAAAATATATTTTTGTTATTTGTACCTGTTTAGGTTGGTCCCATACGACTATAACTAATTTTGATAAAATATTAATAGAAAAAGGCGGAAAATTATCTGCCGGTTTTACCGTAATCATGCCAGATAATTCTAGTCCAGTTTCTACGAGAAAACAAGAAAAGATTTTTAATAATTGGGCAAAGAAAAGAAAAGCTATATCTCAATATGTTAAGAGCAAAAAAAAAGGGAGATATGAAAATCCAGCTTTTTTGAACTTAATTATGACCCCATTCTTATCAAATGGTAAGAAAAAAACATTATCTCTTTATCGTAATTTAGCCAACGACAATTATTTGTCTTATGAAGAAGCGGTAAAATATTCCGACAAAAGTTTTAAAGTAAATAGTAATTGTAATGGATGTGGAATTTGTGCAAATATATGTCCTGCAAATGATATCCAGATAATTGAGGGTAGACCAGTTTGGCAAAACCTTTGCGAATCTTGCTTGGCTTGTATCAATTGGTGCCCACAAGAGGCAATAACAGGAGGAATTGTTTCAGTTGATAAATCCCCAACAGGATATCATCATCCTGACATTAAAATATCGAATATGATATTGAGAAATTGA
- a CDS encoding ASCH domain-containing protein produces the protein MTSVILSIKPIYAKAIMSGIKKVEFRKKIFKKPVDKVFVYSSSPEKKIIGYFRIGEIVEDSPERLWEKFSKVGGISKKDFFEYYKNVETGFSIGIDTYEEFEEGVDPADFFEKFCAPQSYIYLEEKTATNILYK, from the coding sequence TTGACAAGCGTTATATTATCAATTAAACCGATTTATGCTAAAGCTATTATGTCAGGCATAAAAAAGGTAGAGTTTAGAAAGAAAATATTTAAAAAACCTGTAGACAAGGTGTTTGTATATTCTTCTTCTCCTGAAAAGAAGATTATTGGATATTTTAGAATAGGAGAAATTGTTGAAGATTCTCCAGAAAGACTTTGGGAAAAATTCAGTAAAGTTGGTGGAATTAGTAAAAAGGACTTTTTTGAATACTATAAAAATGTAGAAACAGGATTTTCGATAGGCATTGATACATATGAGGAATTTGAAGAAGGTGTTGACCCTGCAGATTTTTTTGAAAAATTCTGTGCTCCTCAATCATATATATACTTAGAAGAAAAAACGGCTACTAACATTTTGTATAAGTAA
- a CDS encoding GNAT family N-acetyltransferase, with protein sequence MIIEKTTIDRIKKYRTDYLNSLPEFQELFIEIMINNSDYYLLQVNNEEIGYAIKNNDGILIEFYLIDKFITESKEFFGQVLKDLSITDIYCKSFDSLLLSNCLLCSFYYSVLGAMYRDYIEPTIKKDLEIKMEKVNLSSVGLLLIQDDSIKELFETEQQLTDFIKNESVFTFNKNDELIGCGMVIRTHLDWNFCDLGVWVNPLKRGKYFGSQILLNLREFAINNNMKPSCGCAIENLASQKTIEKSGFVSRYKLIKFQTKKSTNAQHAIKK encoded by the coding sequence ATGATAATTGAAAAAACAACAATTGATAGAATCAAAAAATATCGGACAGATTATTTGAATTCATTACCTGAATTTCAGGAATTATTCATAGAGATAATGATAAATAATTCTGATTATTATCTTCTTCAGGTTAATAATGAAGAGATTGGTTATGCAATTAAAAATAATGATGGTATTCTGATAGAGTTTTATTTGATTGACAAATTTATCACAGAGAGCAAAGAATTCTTTGGTCAGGTTTTAAAGGATTTATCAATTACAGATATATATTGCAAGTCATTTGATTCTCTATTGCTAAGCAATTGTTTATTATGTTCTTTTTACTATTCAGTTCTTGGAGCAATGTATCGTGATTATATTGAGCCGACAATTAAAAAGGATTTGGAAATAAAAATGGAAAAAGTAAACCTTTCATCAGTCGGATTATTGCTAATACAAGACGATTCAATAAAGGAACTTTTTGAGACAGAACAGCAATTAACTGATTTTATAAAAAATGAGAGTGTTTTTACATTTAATAAAAATGATGAGTTAATTGGATGTGGAATGGTAATTCGGACACATTTGGATTGGAATTTCTGTGATTTGGGTGTTTGGGTTAATCCTTTAAAAAGAGGAAAATACTTTGGTTCTCAGATTTTATTAAACCTGAGAGAGTTTGCAATAAATAACAATATGAAACCGAGTTGTGGATGTGCAATAGAAAATTTGGCATCACAGAAAACTATTGAAAAAAGCGGATTTGTAAGTAGATATAAACTGATAAAGTTTCAAACAAAAAAAAGCACGAACGCACAACACGCAATAAAAAAATAG